One region of Paenibacillus polymyxa M1 genomic DNA includes:
- a CDS encoding glycerate kinase has protein sequence MREKTFVLAPDSFKESMTAKEVCIAMEKGLRKVYPTAHYVHVPMADGGEGTVQSLVDATGGQLRYMEVTGPLGEPVNAAYGLLGDGTTAAIEMASASGIHLVNKDNKNPLKTTTYGTGELIRECLNQGIRKIIIGIGGSATNDGGTGMAEALGAKFLDAAGNPLPRGGGSLGELASIDISSLDDRLQQVQLIVACDVTNPLCGEHGASRVFGPQKGATPEMVQQLDANLAHYADMVKQQLGKDVRDLPGAGAAGGLGAGLLIFTQATLQKGIEIVIEYTGLKQKLATADIVLTGEGGIDFQTKFGKTPYGVAQAAKQSGKKVIAVAGYIGEGIDTLYKEGIDAVFGIVPGASELGKLLAEGPQNVERTCENIARVLQFNEK, from the coding sequence ATGAGAGAGAAAACATTTGTACTGGCACCGGACTCTTTTAAAGAAAGCATGACGGCAAAGGAAGTGTGCATCGCAATGGAGAAAGGGCTGCGCAAGGTCTATCCGACAGCCCATTATGTCCACGTTCCGATGGCAGACGGCGGTGAAGGAACGGTACAATCACTGGTGGATGCGACAGGCGGACAGCTTCGTTACATGGAGGTGACCGGACCGCTTGGAGAACCTGTAAATGCGGCATACGGCTTGCTGGGAGACGGCACCACTGCGGCAATCGAGATGGCATCTGCCAGCGGAATCCATCTGGTTAATAAGGACAACAAAAACCCGTTAAAGACAACAACCTACGGCACGGGAGAGTTAATCCGTGAGTGTCTGAACCAGGGAATTCGGAAAATTATCATTGGCATTGGCGGAAGCGCAACGAATGATGGCGGTACAGGTATGGCAGAAGCGCTAGGGGCTAAATTTCTGGATGCAGCAGGCAATCCTCTTCCACGTGGCGGCGGCAGCCTGGGCGAGCTGGCTAGTATTGATATTTCATCCCTGGACGACCGCTTGCAGCAGGTGCAATTGATTGTAGCCTGTGATGTGACAAATCCGCTCTGCGGAGAGCATGGGGCATCCCGTGTATTCGGCCCGCAAAAAGGGGCAACGCCAGAAATGGTGCAGCAATTGGATGCCAATCTTGCCCATTATGCGGATATGGTGAAGCAGCAGCTGGGCAAGGATGTACGCGATCTTCCGGGCGCAGGTGCAGCAGGTGGCTTGGGTGCGGGCTTATTGATTTTTACTCAGGCGACGCTGCAAAAAGGCATTGAAATCGTGATTGAATACACTGGCTTAAAGCAGAAGCTAGCCACGGCCGATATCGTATTGACGGGGGAAGGCGGCATTGATTTTCAGACCAAATTCGGTAAAACTCCGTACGGAGTAGCTCAGGCAGCCAAACAATCCGGCAAAAAGGTCATTGCGGTCGCAGGTTATATCGGGGAAGGGATCGACACGCTGTACAAGGAAGGAATAGATGCAGTGTTTGGCATCGTGCCGGGAGCCTCGGAGCTGGGTAAGCTGCTGGCCGAAGGACCGCAAAATGTAGAGCGTACGTGCGAGAATATCGCAAGAGTACTTCAATTCAATGAGAAATGA
- a CDS encoding GntP family permease, which produces MEGLTISWIGALAGLAIAIILILRKLNPVYALFLGAIVGALLGGANLEQTISVLISGTQSVMGTVIRVLAAGVLAGVMMESGAAETIAQAIVKKFGGSKAILALALATMIITAVGVFIPVAVLIVAPIALSVGNKMGISKLALLLALSGGGKAGNIISPNPNTIAAARGFNLDLSHVMLAGVVPAICGLIMTVLVASMLKNKGVKVSEQDIMDSDVDTSKYPALGRAIVAPVVAVILLMINPIGSISGIEALSNFKVDAMYILPIAGIVGMLAMGQGRNILKYSASGLNKMTATVLILIGAGGIAGLISASNLSAQVVGLIEASGVSGTFLAPLAGILMAAATASTSTGVILATGSFGEAILNMGTAPLAAAVMVHTGATVIDSLPQGNYFHVTADSMKMSIKQRMGLIPYEAIVGGTMAIVATIIYGFIL; this is translated from the coding sequence ATGGAAGGGTTAACGATCAGTTGGATAGGAGCTCTGGCAGGGCTGGCTATTGCAATTATTTTGATATTGAGAAAGCTGAATCCGGTTTACGCCTTATTTTTGGGAGCTATTGTAGGCGCTTTATTGGGCGGAGCCAATCTGGAGCAAACGATCAGCGTGTTAATTAGTGGTACGCAAAGTGTGATGGGGACGGTCATTCGTGTGCTCGCGGCCGGTGTATTAGCAGGCGTGATGATGGAGTCTGGGGCAGCGGAGACAATTGCACAGGCTATTGTAAAGAAGTTTGGCGGCAGTAAAGCGATCCTTGCCCTAGCGTTAGCGACGATGATTATTACAGCAGTAGGCGTATTTATTCCCGTCGCAGTGCTAATCGTGGCACCTATTGCTTTGTCGGTTGGGAACAAAATGGGGATTTCCAAGCTGGCTCTCCTGCTGGCCTTGTCTGGAGGCGGAAAGGCGGGAAATATTATCTCTCCAAATCCCAATACGATTGCGGCAGCACGCGGGTTTAATCTGGATTTAAGCCACGTTATGTTGGCGGGTGTGGTGCCCGCGATATGCGGATTAATCATGACTGTTCTGGTGGCGTCTATGTTAAAAAACAAGGGCGTGAAGGTATCCGAACAGGATATTATGGATAGTGATGTCGATACGTCGAAGTACCCGGCATTGGGACGGGCAATTGTAGCTCCGGTGGTAGCCGTTATTTTGCTGATGATTAACCCGATTGGTTCCATCTCTGGCATTGAAGCACTGTCGAATTTCAAGGTCGACGCAATGTACATTCTGCCGATTGCCGGGATTGTGGGTATGCTGGCCATGGGACAAGGGCGCAATATTCTGAAGTATTCGGCTTCCGGTTTGAATAAAATGACGGCAACCGTGCTTATCTTGATCGGTGCAGGCGGGATTGCGGGTCTGATCTCTGCCTCCAATTTATCTGCTCAGGTAGTTGGCTTGATTGAAGCTTCGGGAGTTTCTGGCACATTTTTGGCACCGCTTGCAGGGATTCTGATGGCGGCTGCCACAGCGTCGACCTCGACGGGCGTTATTTTGGCGACTGGCTCGTTTGGGGAAGCCATTTTGAACATGGGGACTGCCCCGTTAGCCGCCGCTGTAATGGTGCATACAGGAGCTACCGTCATTGATTCCTTACCACAGGGCAACTATTTTCACGTTACGGCAGACAGCATGAAAATGAGCATTAAACAACGGATGGGATTGATCCCTTATGAGGCTATTGTGGGCGGAACTATGGCGATTGTAGCAACAATCATATATGGATTTATACTTTAA
- a CDS encoding GntR family transcriptional regulator, with protein sequence MVQSSEFLYPSKWLLKASAGDRVTSELRMRIISGAIESGTILSENKLAADFAVSRSPIREALKILASENIIRLERMGAVVMGLSEKEIEEIYDVRLLIESFVFERLIKMDTHDLAKELSKILEMMKVAVKYSDADEFSYQDVLFHETIIRAVNHSYILMIWNNLKPVMESLILLSMRMRFKEKYEDFSRIVKNHELYIEAIQAKDRDLMIKSLHVNFDDVQGKVEDLWMSQQLLSKGVVPPND encoded by the coding sequence ATGGTTCAGTCCAGTGAATTCTTATATCCCTCCAAATGGCTTCTAAAAGCCTCTGCTGGTGATCGTGTAACATCCGAGCTTAGAATGCGCATCATTTCTGGTGCAATTGAAAGCGGTACCATATTATCTGAAAATAAATTGGCTGCTGATTTTGCTGTAAGTCGCTCACCTATTCGTGAAGCGTTAAAAATACTGGCTTCCGAAAATATCATCCGCTTAGAAAGAATGGGTGCCGTTGTTATGGGGCTATCAGAGAAAGAAATAGAAGAAATTTATGATGTTCGTCTACTTATAGAATCCTTCGTATTTGAACGTCTTATAAAGATGGACACTCATGATTTAGCAAAGGAACTTAGTAAAATACTCGAAATGATGAAAGTAGCGGTCAAATACAGTGATGCCGATGAGTTTTCATATCAAGATGTCTTGTTCCATGAAACGATTATTCGTGCAGTTAATCATTCATACATCCTGATGATCTGGAATAATTTAAAGCCCGTGATGGAAAGCCTCATTCTTTTGTCCATGCGTATGCGCTTCAAAGAAAAGTATGAAGACTTTTCGCGGATTGTAAAAAATCATGAGCTTTATATTGAAGCAATCCAGGCAAAAGATAGAGACCTTATGATTAAGTCTTTACATGTAAACTTTGATGATGTTCAAGGTAAAGTAGAAGACTTATGGATGTCCCAACAACTGCTGTCCAAAGGAGTCGTGCCACCAAATGACTAA